The following is a genomic window from Salinibacterium sp. UTAS2018.
TAAGCATCCGGGCGGGCTCATCACGAGCTACGAGCCTGTCACTAGCGCGCTGGCCCGAGGTGACCCCGTGACGCAGGGTCAGGTCGTCGGAGAGCTGCAGCCCGGACACTGCTCGGTCGCATGCCTGCACTTCGGCGTACGACTCGATGGCGAGTACGTGTCACCACTTAACTATCTCGGAGCCATTCCGCGCGCAATTCTATTGCCGACGAGAAAGCCCTAGCCGGGTTCGAGCGCGAGGCGCCGGAACCCGACTAGGGCGAGTTTTCCGTGATGAGAAGGGAGCCTTAGCGGTCGACCTTGTGCGTCGGAGCAGCATCGCCCTCGGCGTGCTTCGGAGCATGCTCCGTGGTGTGCGCCGGAGCATGGGCGCGAACGTGCTCACCCGATCCCTTCGGAGTACGCACTTCAGCACCCACCGAAATGACGCGGCTCGGCCACCAGAACTTCTCCCCCAACATGAACGCGAGCGAAGGAACGATCACGGTACGCACGAGGAGGGTGTCGAGCAGCACACCGATGCAGACAATAATTCCGATCTGCGTGAGCGTGATGAGTGGCAGCACTCCGAGCACTGCGAAGACCGCGGCAAGCAAAATACCGGCGCTTGTGATGACGCCACCCGTCGAAGAGAGTGCCCGAATCATGCCCTGGCGGGTGCCGTGGGTGACCGCCTCTTCTCGAGCTCGAGTGACCAGGAAGATGTTGTAATCAACGCCGAGGGCCACCAAGAACAGGAAGCTGAAGAGCACCACATTCGTATCAATCGCCGGGAAGTCGAAGACCGATTGGAAAAGCAACCAGCTGGCACCGAGGCTCGCGAAGAACGACGCCACAACCGTGAGCAGCAGCAGGATAGGGGCAACCAGCGAGCGCAGCAGGAGGACCAGCACGATGAACACCAAGCCAAGGATGAGCGGGATCACGAGGTCTTGATCCGACTGCTGAGCGCGCTCAACGTCGAGAGCCTGCGCATCCAAGCCACCGACGAGCGCATCGGCACCGTCGATGGTCGAGAGTTCGGCACGGAGAGCCTCGATAGCGGCGAACGAGCCTTCTGTTTCGGCAGCGTCATCCAACACCACGCTGATCTGCGTGATGGTGGAGGTGCTTTCGCCGATGCGAACAGCGTCAACGCCGTCGACACTTTCGGCGGCTTGAGCTGCTTCTTCGGTGTAATCGGAATTCACGATGACCGAAGCAGGCGAACCGCTGCCGGCCGGGAACGCATCCGCAATCAGTTCCTGACCCTGGACTGCCTCAGGAACTTGCGTGAAGCTCTCGGTCTGCGAGAGCCCAATCTTGATCTGCGGCACACCTAGCGAGAGCGCTCCGAGCACGATCGCGCCGAGAATTGCGACAACGACAGGCTTCTTGGAAACGAGAACGCCGAGCTTGTGCCAGACACCACGCTCTGCACTGCCTTCGGTGCCGAATTTGGGGATGTAAGGCCAGAAAAGACCACGGCCGAAGAGTACGAGAGCGGCAGGCAACACAACGAGTGCGAAGATCATCGCGATCACAACACCCGTGGCACACGCGATACCGAGGGCACGGTTGCCCTGCAGCTCGGCGAACACAAGCGTGAGGAGTGCCAGCACGACGGTGCTACCGCTGGCGATGATGGCGGGGCCCGCACCGCGCAAGGCACGAGACATGGCTTCACGGCGATCCTCGACGAGCCGCAATTCGTCGCGGTAACGCGCAATCAACAGGAGCGCGTAGTTAGTACCGGCACCGAAAACGAGCACGGAGAGGATTCCGGTGACGGAAGCATCCAACTGGATGCCGGCAAGAGTGGCAACGCGAGCGGCAACGATGCCTGCGAGACCGTCAGCAGTACCCACGACAATGAGCGGCACGAGCCACAACCACGGGCTGCGGTAAGTAACGAGCAACAGCACGGCGACCACAATGACCGTCGTGAGGAGGAGAGTGAAATCGGCGCCTTCGAAGACTGCCGCGATGTCGACAGCGAATCCTTCAGGGCCACTCAACAGCGCCGAAAGGCCGTCGGGGAGGTCAGCGTTGGCTTCGGTGCGAATCTCGTCAGCACGTTCCGCTTGCTCGCCCGCTTCAGAGAGCTTGTCGAGCGGAACCGTGACGAGGGCCGTTGTTCCGTCGTCGGAGAACGAGGCCGGCGGCACAAATCCCTCGGCGGAGAGGTCACTCAGCGACGCCGTGGCGTCGGTGATCGCCGCCACGTCGTCGTCGGTGAGGTCCCCGTCGTCGCGGGTGTAGACAAGTAGAGCGACGGTGGAATCAGCGCCGGGCAGATCCTCGGCGGCAGCAGCCGCTTGAGCAGATTCGGCAGAATCGGGCAGGCCGATGCCGGGCAGCGCGCCCTCCTCATTGCCGGAGCCGGCAGCAAAGATCGCACCAGCGGCGAGGAATGCAGCGACCAACACAATCCACGAAGTCTTTCGGGCGGTGATGAACGTCCTGAGGCGAGACATCGCTCTCCTTCTGAAGCAAAGTACTTCGATCAACTAGATATTAGACAAGTTAGAAACATACCGGTAAAGTTTTCTCCATGCAACACAACGAATTCGCTCTGGAGCGCCCCCAAGCACGCCGCCCCACCCAGCTGCTGCGGGACATTCTCGACATCAGCGAAGAGTTCGAGGAACACGTCGGGCGAACGCTCTCCGTCAACGCGACGGACCTTGAGGCGATGGAACACTTGATCATGAGCGGCCCGTTGCCTCCTACCGAGCTTTCGCGCCGCCTGAACATTTCAACGCCCGCCGTCACTGCCTCGATCGACCGTCTGATCACCGTCGGTCATGTCACTCGCGAACAGCATCCGACTGATCGGCGCAGCGTGGTCGTCGTGCCTAATCCTCAATCTGTAGCCACCGCCATGGCCACCCTGATGCCCATGATCATGGGCATTGATCGCGTACTCGACAACTTCGACGCGTCTGAAAAAGAGGTAATCGAGCGCTATCTCGACCAAGTTGTGACGATTTATCGCGAGCAACTGCCCGAGCCCGCGGATATTCCCGCACCAAAGCCAGCCGTTGCCCCGCCGAAGATTGACCCGCCAGGACCGCGCCGTTCATCGTGGAAGCCTGAGACTCAGGTCGGGCCGACGATCTTTAGCAGTTAGAGCTTCCTCAACAGCGAGCACGCCGGGTACAACGGGTTCGCCGGGTTCGCCGGGTTCGCCGAAGGCGTTGTCTTCGCACACTCCCGTGCGCTCGACGCGCTGAGGGCATCATGCTCGCGGATGGGCCATCCGATAACTATCGCGTAGCCGCTCAGTGGAGACGTGCGTGTACAGCTGAGTTGTGCCGAGACTCGCATGCCCGAGAAGCTCTTGCACCGCGCGCAAGTCGGCTCCCCCATCAAGCAGATGAGTGGCCGCGGTGTGTCGTAACGTGTGCGGCCCTGAACCTCCCGAACCCGGAACATCGGCCAGTAAGTGCGCAATAACCTCATAGACGGCACGCGCACTCACGCGTTTGCCCCGAGCGCCCACGAAGAGGGGCGCTGCTCCCCCGGTCTCCGTCGTCAGCTGCCCCCGGCCGCGGGTGAGGTAATCGCTGAGCGCCCGCTGGGCGGGGATGCCGAACGGAACGACACGCTCCTTCGCTCCCTTACCCATCACCCGCACCGTCAGTCGCGAATCATCGACATCGTTGGCGCTCAAGCCCACGAGTTCGCTCACCCGCAGAGCAGAGGCATACAAGAGTTCGACGATAGCCCGATCCCGCAACGCAACCGGATCGGACGAGGAAGCTTTCGCCTCAACACTCTGCAACATCTCGGCCATTTGGTCGCGATTGAGAACGCGCGGCAAGTGACGCTCAGCTTTGGGCGCTTTGAGCCGAGCCGCGGCATCCACTTCGGTGTGGTGGTTAGCGGTCAGCCAAGCGCTGAAAGCTCGGGCTGCTGCCGCTCGGCGAGCAAGCGTCGCCTTAGCGAGCCCGTCTTGCGACGATTGCCAGAGCCACTCACGCAGTAGTTCTAGATCGAGGTCGACTGGTTCGGTAGCCGAGCGCTCGGCAGCGAAGCCGACAAGAGTGGTGAGATCGGAACGATAGGACCGGATGGTGTGCACGCTAAAACCGCGGTCTGCCGAAAGGTACTCGACAAACACCTCCACTAGCCGGTTCATGTTCACGTGTCTATCGTGCGGCATGCTGCGGACATTCGCGCACGACGCGATAGCGTTTCGGGATGACCACTCCAGCTTCACCGCAGCACGTCGGCACCGCTCTCGTGACGGGAGCGACCTCGGGACTCGGCGCAGAATTTGCCCGCCAACTCGCCTCGGCCGGCCACGACCTCGTCCTGGTAGCACGCGATCGCGCCCGTCTGGAGAGCGTGGCAGAGTCGCTGCGAGCCGCCTTCGGCATCGACGTCGAGGTGCTCGGCGCCGACCTCACCAACCCGGAGCAGCGAACGACCGTCGAGGAACGACTTGCCACGATCGAGCATCCGGTCAGCTACCTCGTGAACAACGCGGGTTATGGCCTTGCGCAGGAATTCGAGAGCAACTCCGTCGATGACGAGGAACGGATGCTCGAGATCTTGGCCACCGTACCCCTGCGCCTCAGCCATGCCGCGCTCGGCGGCATGCTCGTGCGCGGCTCAGGCACCATTCTTACCGTCGCGAGTATTGCGGGAGGCGCCCCGCTCGGTCTGTACGCAGCCGCTAAGACTTGGCCGTTGAGCTTCAGCCGCTGGGCCAATGCGCAGTACCGCCACCGCGGCGTCACCTTTAGCGCGGTGGCTCCCGGTTTTGTGCGCACCGAATTTCACGCCCGCCTCGGTATCGAGCGCTCCGCCATGGCACCGAAGTGGATGTGGCTCAACGCGGATTTCGTAGTTCGCACTTCGTTGCGCGACGCCGCGCGCGGTCGCGGGCTCTCGGTTCCGAGCATCCGCTACAAGTTGGTGTGGGCGCTCATGAAGGTGGCACAGCCGGTCATTCTGCTGGCTGTAGCGCGATCGAGCCGCGCAACCTCTGCGAAGACGGGGCGCTAGGCACTGCGCCCGCACGCTGACTGCCCGGTGGCGGTCGGCCAGAG
Proteins encoded in this region:
- a CDS encoding MMPL family transporter, whose amino-acid sequence is MSRLRTFITARKTSWIVLVAAFLAAGAIFAAGSGNEEGALPGIGLPDSAESAQAAAAAEDLPGADSTVALLVYTRDDGDLTDDDVAAITDATASLSDLSAEGFVPPASFSDDGTTALVTVPLDKLSEAGEQAERADEIRTEANADLPDGLSALLSGPEGFAVDIAAVFEGADFTLLLTTVIVVAVLLLVTYRSPWLWLVPLIVVGTADGLAGIVAARVATLAGIQLDASVTGILSVLVFGAGTNYALLLIARYRDELRLVEDRREAMSRALRGAGPAIIASGSTVVLALLTLVFAELQGNRALGIACATGVVIAMIFALVVLPAALVLFGRGLFWPYIPKFGTEGSAERGVWHKLGVLVSKKPVVVAILGAIVLGALSLGVPQIKIGLSQTESFTQVPEAVQGQELIADAFPAGSGSPASVIVNSDYTEEAAQAAESVDGVDAVRIGESTSTITQISVVLDDAAETEGSFAAIEALRAELSTIDGADALVGGLDAQALDVERAQQSDQDLVIPLILGLVFIVLVLLLRSLVAPILLLLTVVASFFASLGASWLLFQSVFDFPAIDTNVVLFSFLFLVALGVDYNIFLVTRAREEAVTHGTRQGMIRALSSTGGVITSAGILLAAVFAVLGVLPLITLTQIGIIVCIGVLLDTLLVRTVIVPSLAFMLGEKFWWPSRVISVGAEVRTPKGSGEHVRAHAPAHTTEHAPKHAEGDAAPTHKVDR
- a CDS encoding tyrosine recombinase XerC; the encoded protein is MNRLVEVFVEYLSADRGFSVHTIRSYRSDLTTLVGFAAERSATEPVDLDLELLREWLWQSSQDGLAKATLARRAAAARAFSAWLTANHHTEVDAAARLKAPKAERHLPRVLNRDQMAEMLQSVEAKASSSDPVALRDRAIVELLYASALRVSELVGLSANDVDDSRLTVRVMGKGAKERVVPFGIPAQRALSDYLTRGRGQLTTETGGAAPLFVGARGKRVSARAVYEVIAHLLADVPGSGGSGPHTLRHTAATHLLDGGADLRAVQELLGHASLGTTQLYTHVSTERLRDSYRMAHPRA
- a CDS encoding SDR family oxidoreductase: MTTPASPQHVGTALVTGATSGLGAEFARQLASAGHDLVLVARDRARLESVAESLRAAFGIDVEVLGADLTNPEQRTTVEERLATIEHPVSYLVNNAGYGLAQEFESNSVDDEERMLEILATVPLRLSHAALGGMLVRGSGTILTVASIAGGAPLGLYAAAKTWPLSFSRWANAQYRHRGVTFSAVAPGFVRTEFHARLGIERSAMAPKWMWLNADFVVRTSLRDAARGRGLSVPSIRYKLVWALMKVAQPVILLAVARSSRATSAKTGR
- a CDS encoding MarR family winged helix-turn-helix transcriptional regulator, whose product is MQHNEFALERPQARRPTQLLRDILDISEEFEEHVGRTLSVNATDLEAMEHLIMSGPLPPTELSRRLNISTPAVTASIDRLITVGHVTREQHPTDRRSVVVVPNPQSVATAMATLMPMIMGIDRVLDNFDASEKEVIERYLDQVVTIYREQLPEPADIPAPKPAVAPPKIDPPGPRRSSWKPETQVGPTIFSS